Part of the Kiritimatiellia bacterium genome, GCGCAGCACGATACATGAGTTCTGCCCGGTAGCTCGACCGCACCCACGGCCCCGCCTCACAGTGCGCGAAGCCGCGGCGCCGCGCTTCCTCCCGCAGCGCGTCGAACTCCTCGGGCGTCCAGTACCGTGCCACCGGGCGCCGATCCCGCGCCGGTTGCAGGTACTGCCCAATCGCCACCACTTCCACGCCCGCCGCGCGCAGGTCGTCGAGCGTTTCCAGCACCTCGTCGCGCGACTCGCCAAACCCGACCAGCAACGCTGATTTCAACACCGCGGTCCGGTCAAGCTCCCGATACGTCCGCAAGACCGTGAGCGAACGCTCATAGCTGGCCCCGCGGCGCACCTCGGGCGTCAGGCGCCGCACCGTCTCAATGTTGTGCCCAAACACCTCCGGGCGGGCGCCAGCCAGCATCTCGAGGGAGCGCCTCAGCCCGCCAAAATCGGAGGGGAGGACTTCCACCTTGCAGTCCGGCACCTCGGCCCGGATGGCGCGGACCGTTGCCGCCATCGCGGCGGCCCCGCCATCCGGCAGATCGTCACGCGTAACCATCGTCACCACCGCGAAACGCAGCGACATCGCCCGCACCGCCGTCGCGATCCGCTCCGGTTCCCCCGGGTCGGGCAGTTCCGGCGCCTCCCGGCCAACCGCGCAAAAGTCGCAGCGCCGCGTGCACCGGTTGCCGAGGATCAGAAACGTCGCGGACCGGTCCTCACACCAGCACTCGCGCCGGTTCGGACAGCGAGCCTCTTCGCACACAGTGTGGAGCGAAGCGTCCGCAACAACCCGGCGGACCTGGGTCTCGCCCGGAACTAAGGGCTTGCGCAGCCATGGCGGTTTGGGGTGAGGTCTGTTCATGCGTCCGGCAGACCAATTTGGTCTACCGGTCCGGCTCGATCAACCCGTCCGGCGACTCAGCGAAGGCGGCGGCGCAACACGAACACCGCCGCGCTGAGGCCCACCAACGCCAGCGTCGCCGGTTCGGGGATCACCGTCAGTGTGACGTCATCCTCGTAGCCGGTGAGCGTGCCGTAGTTGATCTGGAAGGTGTTCACGCCACCGACAACCGTTGCACCATCCGGCAACCCCGCAAACGTGCTCGGTGCAATGGCGCCCCATCCGGTCACAATGGGGAACACCAACCCGAGCGTGAGCGGATTCGGCGCCAGGATCGAAAGCGTCGCGCCGCCCGGGGTGAACATGGACGACGATGTCATCAGAAGTTGGTCGTACTGGCCCGCCAACGGCCCGAGGACCTCCACCTCGAACGTCGAGCCGCTTTGGAGCGCCACGTCGCCGATCACCGTGAGCACACCCGGGCTGGTGCCCGGCGACAGGGTCGCGCCATTCCCGACGATCAGCCCGCCCCGCAACGTACCCTCGCCCTTCAGCGTCTGGCCGGGATTCAGCGTGAGCGTCTGATCCAGCCGGCCGGTGACGGTCAGCTGCGCGCCCGCACCGATCTCGATGGTCGAACTGGCGGAGAGTGCGCCGTTTGTGATGAGCGTCAGCGCACCCTCCAGAATACGCGTCGCACCAGTGTGGAAGCTGTCCGCGTGCAGCTTCAGCTCCGCCGGCCCCCGTTTTTCGAATGACATATTGCCGCTGAACTGGCCGAGGTAGTTTGTCGGGAGCGTCTGCACAACCGTGAATGTCGCATGCGTTGCGCTGCGATTCGTCACGAACGACGCCATAAAGTTCGTGCCAGAGAACAGATTTGCGATCCTCTGGTTGTAGCCGTTGAGGTCCAGCGTGCCGCGCGTATTGAACTGCAGATCCCCGATGGTGAGGTTCACGTTCGTGGGCAGAGCGTTCTCCACACCCAGCACAAGTAGCCCGCCCTGCCAAATCCGGACCTGCATCATCGTGTTGCCGGCGACGTTCAAGTAGTTGGTCCCCAAGTTGTTGTTGCCGCCGGAGAAGTAGTACAACCCCACATTGGTGACCGTGATCGGCTGCCCCTGAATAATGATGCTGCCGTTCTGCGCGCTGAAGTTGACCGGCTGATCACCAATGATGCCGCCGGTGAGGCGCAGCGTTGAGTTGTTCCACACCGTCACGCGAGTCAGCGCGCCGGAGACGGCGACCGGGCCGCTCCATGTCACATCGCTCCCGTTGAACGCCTGCAGCGCTCCGCTGTAGGAAGTGGACTGGTCGCCGCCGTGCAGCACCAGCGGATTCGTGACGGTCAGCACGCCCGAGTTTACAAAAAGCTGCCCACCGTTCGTCAGAATGATCGGACCGGTTCCCAGCGCGTACGCGTTGCTGACCAGCACGCGGCTATTGGGATGCCGCTCGAAGATGCCGCTGACGATGAGTCCGCCGCTGAACGTGTTGCTGCCCGTCAGCCAAAGGTGTCCCATGCCCGCCTTCACCAGCGCGCCCGGCCCCGAAATCGAGTTGGTGACCTGCAGCACCGCGGTGGTGTCCACCAGCATCGTGCCGTTCGCCGCCATTGTGATCGCGCGATTGCGCAGCGTCATGTTCGCACTCACCTGCAACACGCCACCGCTAAAGACCAACGGCGCGCCGGTCGCGCCGAGATACTCGTTCGTGATGTTCAGAACGCCCTCGCGCAGAATCGTGCCGCCGCTGTACGTGTTCCACGGGCTCAATAGCACCGCGCCGCCCGCTCCCACCTTTGTCAGCCAGCCGGTGCTGAGGATCGGGCTGCGAACGAACAACGTTAGACCGGTGTCAGCGCCCAAGCCGCCGCCCGGGCCATCCAGGCCAATCCGGCGGTCGGGATGTGTCTGAAAGCTGCTCACCGCCGCGATGAGCGAGCCACCCCGCAGCACGATGTTGGTTTCGGTCAGGTCGAACGGCACCATGCCCAGCACCGAGTCGTTCGACACCGCGAGCGTCCCAGACTGAATGATCGTGCGATCATGCGCATTGGTGATTGGCAGGAACACCACACTGTTCGGATCGCCTCCCACTGTTCCGATCACGAGGTTGGTCCCAACGCCCACCCACCGTCGATACTCGAGCACGCCGCCGCCACCGCCGAGCCTGACGTTGTTGTTCCCCCACGCCACAGTTCCGCTGAAGACCAACACGTTTGTCACCGGCGCCGCGCCCAGAAACGCGTTCTGCAGCGCGGGGCGGAACGGATCGGAAAAATCAATCGCCGAACTCGAGTTGCTTCCCAGTGCATAGGTCGGCGACGCTCCACCCATTTTGATGTAGATGTCGTCAATGAAGGTCTGATCCAGGCCGTAGGTCGCGCCCACCGCTCCACCGGCGTTCACGGTCAACGTTGCGGACGCACCCAGAATGTTGGTCGCGTTCGGCAGCAGCAGCGAACCGCCGTTCACGGTGACCGGGCTTTGCACGATGCCGCCCACCGGCAACACGACCAGCGCGCCGCCCTGCACCACCGTCGCGCCGGTGCTGAAGTTCGTGCCGTGAAGTCGCAGCGTGCTTTGGCCGCTTTTCACCAGCGAAACCGCGCCGGTGAACCGCCCCTCATACTCGTAAATCCGGTTCGTGGGATTGTGGAAGGTCAACGTTGCCGGGTTGGTGCTCATGATGTAGTGCGAATAGACGAGCCCGGGTGTCTGGTTCGTCACGATGAAAAAGCCGACCGTGTGGTCATACCCGTTCAAATTCAGCCAGTTGATTGCGCTACTACCACTGACCCCGAGCTTCAGACCCGGTGCGCCGACGAACGCATTCGGAACGGTGAGGTGCCCACCCTGCCCCCAGTCGATGTTCAGAAGCCCCACCACGTTGCTTTGCACCCCAATGAAGAGGTTGTGGCCGCTCAGCGTCCCCGACGTCCCCAGCAAAACCGGTTTGTTGGTCAGAATGATCGGGTTCGGGACAGTGTCGTCGTAGAACGCAACCCCCACATTCGTCCCGATCACGCCGCCGCGGACAATATGCAGGCCCACCCCGCTGCCCACGTTCACTTTCGCCGCAAATCCGCCGATCGCGACGATGGGCCCCTCGATCACATTCGTCGTACCCGGCACGAACCGGATCAGAGTGAAATTGTACATCGGGCTGACGACCCCGCCGTAGGAAATGATGGTGTTCGTGACGATCGCGTTTCCGAACGACACCGTTGCATTGCTCACCACCAGTCTCGGCGAACTCCCCAGTCCCACCGCAAGCCCCTGGTTCGCGTTGGTAATCAGTAGGTGCATCACCTGATGAACAAGAGTCTCCCCGCTGTAACTGTTGTTGCCGGCCAGCAGCACATGGGAGTACTGCCCTCCGCCTCCAATCACGACGCTGTCGGCTCCACCAATCGAACTGGTGACGATCAGGCTTCCTGCGCCGCCTCCCAAACGCCACACATTGGTCGCCCCGCTCACCTTCGGGATATGGTTCGCGAGGTCATAATAAACCGTCCCGACCGCACCCAGATAGGTGTTCGTAAAGAGCGGCAGAGAAAAATCGATCAGTTCGCTGCTGTTCGTCGGAGAAATCGCGAGCGTTCCGACCGAGATCAAGCCCAGGCGTGTGGTCGCGACAGCCATTACGCCGGGGAAATGAAATGCGACCGCTCCTCCATCATTCGTCACATTGGCGCCCGTTCCCCCAATAGAGGCCGCAGAGTTGAACTGCAGAACTCCCGCCTCCACTCGCGTTCCCGCAGAGTATGTGTTGGCGCCGCTCAGCACCAACTGCCCCTGCCCAATCTTGCGAATCCCGCCATTGCTGACAGTCCCGGAGTTCGTCACCGTCGCCCACGTGGTCGCCGATGCCCACGTGTCAATCTGCCGCAGCACGTTGCCGCCCAACCCAACGTTTCCGGTCAGTAGCAGCCCCTGCCCCTGGCTCATCACAAACTGAATGTTGGTGCCGAACACCAAGTCGTTCTGAATGATACGGAACCCGCCCGCACCGTTCGTGATCGCCGGCATCGTGGTTCCATTGTTGGTGAAGACGAGCGTATTGCCGGCAATGATCGTGTTGCCGGCCCGCAAATGAAGCTGATTCAGCCGAAACGAACCGGCCAGATCGTTGAGCGCCGTATTGTTTGCGCCGGCGGCATTGACAACGATCACATGGGTCGGATCACCACCAACCGGTGGCGCGCCGGGCGTCCAGTTGCCTGCCGTTGACCAGTTGTGCACGCCCGAGCCCGTCTGGGTCCAAGTGTATGTCTGTGCCAGAGCCTCTCCTCCGACCACCATGGCCACGACCACAACAGCTACCCGCCGAATCTCGCTCATTGTCATGGCTCGCACTCCTCGAGACACGCCGACACTAGCACAGCCGAATAGATCGTCAAGACTTTTTTCTCGACTTAGTTACGAAACGCCCCCCGCCACTTTATCGGAGTCTCGCCCCTATCGTTGGACCTCCCTCCAACGCAAAGGCCGTCCGATGCAGTCCGCCTCTTCCTTTCGAAACTGCGTCAGAGACTGATTATGCCGCCAACTTCCCGGACCATCGGCCCAGTGCTCCCGCCAACCGATAAGGCGAGCCACACCATGAAACCCGAGGGGGGATCGTTGAGAGGGAGATCGGGCCGCCGGAGAAATCCCCTAGCAGTGCGCTCGCTCAGACCAAACCCGCGCGCTTCAATAAAACACCATACCTTCAGGGGACGGGCAGGATCCGCCGCCGTTGCTGGGCACTCCGCTCTCGCGGAGCACCCAGCCTCCAGGTCCCGCAGATCAGCGGCGCGCAGCCAGGAACCTCTCGGTGGCGAAGTCCCAGTTCACCACATTCCACCACGCCGCCACATAATCCGCTCGCCGGTTCTGGTACTTGAGATAGTACGCATGCTCCCAGACATCAATGCCCAACACAACGTGCCCGCGGAGCTCCGAAATCCCGGCCATCACCGGGCTGTCCTGGTTTGGGGTGGAGCCGATTTTCAATTGGCCGCCATCCACCACCAGCCACGCCCAGCCGGAGCCGAAGCGCCCGAGCGCCGCCTTCTGGAACTCCTCTTTGAACCGCTCGAACGAACCGAAGGTTGAGTCAATCGCACGCGCGAGCTCGCCCGAGGGCTTGCCTGCGCTCTTCGGCGTC contains:
- a CDS encoding superoxide dismutase, with protein sequence MAHELVKLPYAVDALEPHIDARTMEIHHGKHHATYVNNLNAALEKHPALFGKSLEALLADLAAVPEDIRTAVRNNGGGVLNHNLFWQFMTPKSAGKPSGELARAIDSTFGSFERFKEEFQKAALGRFGSGWAWLVVDGGQLKIGSTPNQDSPVMAGISELRGHVVLGIDVWEHAYYLKYQNRRADYVAAWWNVVNWDFATERFLAARR
- a CDS encoding autotransporter-associated beta strand repeat-containing protein; the protein is MSEIRRVAVVVVAMVVGGEALAQTYTWTQTGSGVHNWSTAGNWTPGAPPVGGDPTHVIVVNAAGANNTALNDLAGSFRLNQLHLRAGNTIIAGNTLVFTNNGTTMPAITNGAGGFRIIQNDLVFGTNIQFVMSQGQGLLLTGNVGLGGNVLRQIDTWASATTWATVTNSGTVSNGGIRKIGQGQLVLSGANTYSAGTRVEAGVLQFNSAASIGGTGANVTNDGGAVAFHFPGVMAVATTRLGLISVGTLAISPTNSSELIDFSLPLFTNTYLGAVGTVYYDLANHIPKVSGATNVWRLGGGAGSLIVTSSIGGADSVVIGGGGQYSHVLLAGNNSYSGETLVHQVMHLLITNANQGLAVGLGSSPRLVVSNATVSFGNAIVTNTIISYGGVVSPMYNFTLIRFVPGTTNVIEGPIVAIGGFAAKVNVGSGVGLHIVRGGVIGTNVGVAFYDDTVPNPIILTNKPVLLGTSGTLSGHNLFIGVQSNVVGLLNIDWGQGGHLTVPNAFVGAPGLKLGVSGSSAINWLNLNGYDHTVGFFIVTNQTPGLVYSHYIMSTNPATLTFHNPTNRIYEYEGRFTGAVSLVKSGQSTLRLHGTNFSTGATVVQGGALVVLPVGGIVQSPVTVNGGSLLLPNATNILGASATLTVNAGGAVGATYGLDQTFIDDIYIKMGGASPTYALGSNSSSAIDFSDPFRPALQNAFLGAAPVTNVLVFSGTVAWGNNNVRLGGGGGVLEYRRWVGVGTNLVIGTVGGDPNSVVFLPITNAHDRTIIQSGTLAVSNDSVLGMVPFDLTETNIVLRGGSLIAAVSSFQTHPDRRIGLDGPGGGLGADTGLTLFVRSPILSTGWLTKVGAGGAVLLSPWNTYSGGTILREGVLNITNEYLGATGAPLVFSGGVLQVSANMTLRNRAITMAANGTMLVDTTAVLQVTNSISGPGALVKAGMGHLWLTGSNTFSGGLIVSGIFERHPNSRVLVSNAYALGTGPIILTNGGQLFVNSGVLTVTNPLVLHGGDQSTSYSGALQAFNGSDVTWSGPVAVSGALTRVTVWNNSTLRLTGGIIGDQPVNFSAQNGSIIIQGQPITVTNVGLYYFSGGNNNLGTNYLNVAGNTMMQVRIWQGGLLVLGVENALPTNVNLTIGDLQFNTRGTLDLNGYNQRIANLFSGTNFMASFVTNRSATHATFTVVQTLPTNYLGQFSGNMSFEKRGPAELKLHADSFHTGATRILEGALTLITNGALSASSTIEIGAGAQLTVTGRLDQTLTLNPGQTLKGEGTLRGGLIVGNGATLSPGTSPGVLTVIGDVALQSGSTFEVEVLGPLAGQYDQLLMTSSSMFTPGGATLSILAPNPLTLGLVFPIVTGWGAIAPSTFAGLPDGATVVGGVNTFQINYGTLTGYEDDVTLTVIPEPATLALVGLSAAVFVLRRRLR
- the lipA gene encoding lipoyl synthase — protein: MNRPHPKPPWLRKPLVPGETQVRRVVADASLHTVCEEARCPNRRECWCEDRSATFLILGNRCTRRCDFCAVGREAPELPDPGEPERIATAVRAMSLRFAVVTMVTRDDLPDGGAAAMAATVRAIRAEVPDCKVEVLPSDFGGLRRSLEMLAGARPEVFGHNIETVRRLTPEVRRGASYERSLTVLRTYRELDRTAVLKSALLVGFGESRDEVLETLDDLRAAGVEVVAIGQYLQPARDRRPVARYWTPEEFDALREEARRRGFAHCEAGPWVRSSYRAELMYRAALAGRGQ